A stretch of Luteitalea sp. DNA encodes these proteins:
- a CDS encoding PQQ-binding-like beta-propeller repeat protein — MIIDNRCNFPMRLYNGLPLPVGFRFVARGTMLLALCIGIACAPVAPQGASNGRPAPAERGTAAAQHVTWSDYGGGSDSSKYVALGQITKANVDQLEVAWTYPTGDNNSYQFNPLIVDNVMYVLAKNNSLVALDATTGKEIWIHGRLRGIARRGINYWESADRRDRRLIFQMNNFLQAIDADTGKSILTFGTNGLVDLREGLGRDPETLTRAQSNTPGRIFEDLLLMGSATGEGYFSTPGHLRAYDVRTGKIVWTFHTIPQPGGLGYDTWPKDAWRYAGGANTWGEMSIDTERGIAYFPTGSPTYDFYGADRRGANLFGNSLLALDARTGKRLWHFQTVHHDIWDYDNTSAPQLVTVRRQDKTIDAVAMATKQGFLFVFDRVTGTPVWPIEERPVPPSNMPGEEAWPTQPFPTAPPPYARQILTPDAITPYLLTPKEHAEWKARIARARTGLFTPLSTQETIPVHHEPAVVLDRRLRPERRHDQMETAARDRPARRGRRREGHGHAARLPESRHDRDVERPGLRAGERRQDSRV; from the coding sequence ATGATAATCGATAATCGATGCAATTTTCCCATGCGCCTATACAACGGCCTGCCCCTACCGGTCGGCTTCCGATTCGTGGCACGAGGGACGATGCTGCTCGCGCTCTGCATCGGGATCGCCTGCGCGCCGGTCGCGCCGCAGGGGGCGAGCAATGGCCGGCCCGCGCCCGCCGAGCGCGGCACCGCCGCGGCACAGCACGTTACGTGGAGCGACTACGGTGGAGGGTCGGACTCGTCGAAGTACGTCGCGCTCGGACAAATCACCAAGGCCAACGTCGACCAGCTCGAGGTCGCCTGGACGTATCCCACCGGAGATAACAACTCGTACCAGTTCAATCCGCTCATCGTCGACAACGTGATGTACGTCCTGGCGAAGAACAACTCCCTGGTGGCCCTCGACGCAACGACCGGCAAGGAGATCTGGATCCACGGGCGCCTGCGCGGAATCGCCAGGCGCGGGATCAATTACTGGGAAAGCGCCGATCGCCGGGATCGGCGGCTGATCTTCCAGATGAACAACTTCCTTCAAGCCATCGACGCCGACACGGGCAAGTCGATCCTGACCTTCGGCACGAACGGCCTGGTGGATCTGAGGGAAGGCCTGGGTCGCGATCCAGAGACGCTCACGCGCGCGCAGTCGAACACGCCCGGGCGCATCTTCGAGGACCTCCTTCTGATGGGATCAGCCACCGGCGAGGGCTATTTCTCGACGCCCGGGCATCTGCGCGCGTACGACGTCCGCACGGGGAAGATTGTCTGGACCTTTCATACGATTCCGCAGCCGGGCGGGCTTGGCTATGACACCTGGCCGAAGGACGCCTGGCGGTACGCGGGCGGCGCCAACACGTGGGGTGAGATGTCGATCGACACCGAGCGCGGCATTGCCTACTTTCCAACCGGATCGCCGACCTACGATTTCTACGGCGCCGATCGGCGTGGTGCGAACCTCTTTGGCAACAGTCTGCTCGCCCTGGATGCCCGCACCGGGAAGCGCCTCTGGCATTTTCAGACGGTCCATCACGATATCTGGGACTACGACAACACCTCGGCGCCCCAGCTCGTGACCGTGCGCCGCCAGGACAAGACCATCGACGCCGTCGCGATGGCCACCAAGCAGGGCTTTCTGTTCGTCTTCGATCGAGTCACCGGTACGCCAGTCTGGCCGATCGAAGAGCGACCGGTGCCGCCGAGTAACATGCCCGGCGAGGAGGCGTGGCCCACGCAGCCGTTTCCCACGGCGCCTCCACCGTACGCCCGCCAGATTTTGACCCCCGATGCCATCACACCCTATTTGCTGACCCCGAAAGAGCACGCCGAGTGGAAGGCGCGCATTGCCCGGGCGCGGACGGGGTTGTTCACACCGCTCTCCACGCAGGAGACGATACCCGTACATCATGAGCCCGCCGTGGTCCTGGATCGTCGCTTACGACCTGAACGCAGGCACGATCAAATGGAAACAGCCGCTCGGGACCGACCTGCACGCCGCGGCAGAAGGCGGGAAGGACACGGGCATGCCGCGCGGCTCCCAGAGTCTCGGCATGATCGTGACGTCGAGCGGCCTGGTCTTCGCGCCGGCGAAAGACGGCAAGATTCGCGCGTATGA
- a CDS encoding SDR family NAD(P)-dependent oxidoreductase, with protein sequence MAQLDGKVALVTGSSRGIGRAIALALARAGANVVVNFRARSTEAHDVVREIQQLGRDALAIQADVSIAADVVRLVRDGHDQLGAIDVLVNNAGISRPQAPEEITERDWDELMTANLKSCFLVTQAVLPAMQRRTWGRIINLSSVAAQIGGVVGPHYAASKAGMLGLTRFYASRLAREGITVNAIAPALIETDMVTSNPNARPDRIPVGRFGSVDEVADVAVMLACNGYINGQTINVNGGWFLT encoded by the coding sequence GTGGCTCAATTAGACGGGAAGGTCGCTCTTGTCACGGGCTCGAGCCGAGGGATCGGCCGCGCCATTGCTCTGGCCCTCGCGCGGGCCGGGGCAAACGTCGTCGTGAACTTTCGAGCGCGCTCCACAGAGGCTCACGATGTGGTACGGGAGATTCAGCAGCTCGGACGAGACGCTCTCGCGATTCAGGCCGACGTCTCCATCGCCGCCGACGTCGTGAGACTCGTTCGAGATGGACACGACCAGCTTGGCGCGATCGACGTGTTGGTGAACAACGCGGGCATCTCGCGTCCACAGGCGCCGGAAGAGATCACCGAGCGAGACTGGGACGAGCTGATGACCGCGAACTTGAAATCGTGCTTCCTGGTCACGCAGGCCGTCCTGCCGGCGATGCAGCGCCGCACATGGGGACGAATCATCAACCTGTCGTCCGTTGCTGCGCAGATTGGCGGCGTCGTGGGCCCTCACTACGCCGCGTCCAAGGCCGGTATGCTGGGCCTCACACGCTTCTACGCGAGCCGGCTCGCGCGCGAGGGGATCACCGTGAATGCCATCGCGCCGGCGTTGATAGAGACCGACATGGTGACGTCCAATCCCAACGCGCGACCCGATCGCATCCCCGTGGGGCGCTTCGGGTCCGTCGACGAAGTGGCGGACGTCGCCGTCATGCTCGCCTGTAACGGCTACATCAACGGCCAGACCATCAACGTCAATGGCGGCTGGTTCCTGACCTGA
- a CDS encoding DUF1080 domain-containing protein — MLLTLAVGLLVGVAALQASGPSFRPDTRFEGSTLAGWHVVGAAEWRAQQGEIIGTPKEPGGGWLVLDRSYQDVALYATFRCSAGCRAGVLLRAEKTATGMKGIYVSLTDEDEAPYAVTLDTDGREVQREPLRRGGGSVRIAPPPDPDAETDGAGAAARRRAAQARRRDTAVTLPVEPPDTSLRPGEWNGVEIIVDANLVRVFLNGGGSPGSVAEEEVGRYGPVALHVGGSGEVRFKEVAYKDLALRQRPAEEVSNRFRLQRVSDFYYSWGVAAKDFNQDGVLDLVSGPHVYFGPDYTEYREIYPALTKNPSSEYTSDVWMQFAADVTGDGWPDVINASFSGDNAGATLYVNPKGETRRWDSYRVTTAQQTEIAVLVDVDGDDEPELVYGAEGSMRYAEPDPAKPTEPWIVHTISETGYATAHGVGAGDVNGDGRVDILNAYGWWEQPASGGAKELWTYHPQAFARASGRTSAGGSVMAVYDVNGDGLNDVVTSLSAHGWGLAWFEQKREADDAISFVQHMVMDDFGTENAGDVTFSQLHGSAHADVDGDGIEDFIVGKRYWAHLDSRTDPDSYGDPVLYWYRTVRSPKTPGGAELVPELIHNRSGAGSHVLAIDLDKDGAMDITTPTRFGTFIFWGQSASTR; from the coding sequence ATGCTCCTCACGCTGGCCGTGGGGCTTCTCGTCGGCGTCGCTGCCCTGCAGGCGTCGGGCCCCTCCTTCCGGCCAGACACGAGATTTGAGGGCTCCACCCTCGCCGGGTGGCACGTCGTCGGCGCAGCCGAGTGGCGCGCGCAACAGGGTGAGATCATCGGCACGCCGAAAGAGCCTGGCGGAGGCTGGCTCGTCCTTGATCGCTCGTACCAAGACGTTGCGCTCTACGCCACTTTTCGCTGCTCGGCTGGTTGCCGCGCAGGTGTGCTCCTTCGCGCCGAGAAGACGGCGACCGGCATGAAGGGAATCTACGTGTCGCTCACCGACGAAGACGAGGCGCCGTACGCTGTGACGCTGGACACGGATGGCCGGGAAGTGCAACGCGAGCCGCTCCGTCGCGGCGGCGGCAGCGTGCGCATCGCACCGCCGCCCGATCCGGACGCGGAGACAGACGGAGCTGGCGCAGCAGCCCGTCGTCGCGCGGCCCAGGCCCGACGACGCGACACCGCTGTCACGTTGCCCGTCGAGCCACCGGACACGAGCCTGCGTCCGGGTGAGTGGAATGGCGTGGAGATCATCGTCGACGCAAACCTCGTCCGGGTATTCCTGAACGGCGGCGGCAGCCCCGGCAGCGTTGCGGAAGAGGAGGTCGGACGTTACGGGCCGGTGGCATTGCACGTCGGCGGCTCCGGCGAAGTGCGCTTCAAGGAGGTGGCCTACAAGGATCTCGCGCTGAGACAGCGTCCCGCAGAAGAAGTGTCGAACCGGTTTCGCCTGCAGCGTGTGAGCGACTTCTACTACAGTTGGGGCGTCGCTGCCAAGGACTTCAATCAGGACGGCGTTCTCGACCTGGTCTCGGGCCCGCACGTGTACTTCGGCCCGGACTACACCGAGTATCGCGAGATCTATCCAGCGCTGACGAAGAACCCGTCCTCCGAGTACACCTCGGATGTGTGGATGCAGTTTGCCGCAGATGTCACGGGCGACGGTTGGCCGGACGTGATTAATGCCAGCTTTTCCGGCGACAACGCCGGCGCCACGCTGTACGTCAATCCCAAAGGTGAAACGCGCCGCTGGGACAGTTATCGCGTGACCACCGCGCAGCAGACAGAGATCGCTGTGCTCGTCGACGTCGACGGTGATGACGAGCCGGAGCTGGTCTACGGAGCGGAGGGCTCCATGCGATATGCCGAGCCTGATCCGGCGAAGCCAACCGAGCCGTGGATTGTCCACACGATTTCCGAGACCGGTTACGCAACCGCGCACGGGGTCGGCGCCGGCGACGTGAACGGCGACGGACGCGTCGATATCTTGAACGCGTACGGCTGGTGGGAACAGCCAGCATCCGGCGGCGCGAAAGAGCTCTGGACGTATCATCCGCAGGCATTCGCCCGCGCGTCCGGCCGCACCAGCGCAGGCGGCAGTGTGATGGCTGTGTACGACGTGAACGGCGACGGCCTCAACGACGTCGTCACCTCGCTCAGCGCGCACGGCTGGGGCCTGGCCTGGTTCGAGCAGAAGCGCGAGGCCGACGACGCGATCTCGTTCGTCCAGCACATGGTCATGGACGACTTCGGCACCGAGAACGCGGGCGACGTCACGTTCTCGCAACTGCACGGGTCCGCCCATGCCGACGTCGATGGCGACGGAATAGAGGACTTCATCGTGGGCAAGCGCTATTGGGCCCACTTGGACAGCCGCACGGATCCCGATTCGTACGGAGATCCCGTGCTCTACTGGTATCGGACGGTTCGCAGTCCCAAGACTCCGGGTGGAGCGGAGCTCGTTCCCGAGCTGATCCACAATCGCTCGGGCGCCGGTTCCCACGTCTTGGCGATCGACCTCGACAAGGATGGCGCGATGGATATCACCACACCCACCAGGTTTGGGACGTTCATTTTTTGGGGTCAGTCCGCAAGCACCCGTTAG
- a CDS encoding PQQ-binding-like beta-propeller repeat protein, protein MPRGSQSLGMIVTSSGLVFAPAKDGKIRAYDADTGDVLWTADLPNGPEGIPAMFEVNGRQYLVVCATTPLTWGRQSTERDEMAEGPEARTKGGYVVFALPASKGESQ, encoded by the coding sequence ATGCCGCGCGGCTCCCAGAGTCTCGGCATGATCGTGACGTCGAGCGGCCTGGTCTTCGCGCCGGCGAAAGACGGCAAGATTCGCGCGTATGACGCGGACACCGGCGACGTGCTGTGGACCGCCGATCTGCCCAACGGTCCCGAGGGCATTCCTGCGATGTTCGAAGTCAACGGACGTCAGTACCTGGTGGTCTGCGCCACCACGCCCCTGACGTGGGGCCGCCAATCCACGGAACGAGATGAGATGGCGGAAGGGCCGGAGGCCCGCACCAAGGGTGGCTACGTGGTATTTGCGCTGCCCGCCAGCAAAGGAGAATCGCAATGA
- a CDS encoding NAD-dependent epimerase/dehydratase family protein: MRVVVIGGTGHLGTSLAPRLVEAGHDVTCVSRQQREPYHAHPAWTRVRHVELDREAAEADGTFGQRIVDLQAEVVVDLICYTLESATHLVDSLRGVVQHFLHCGTIWVHGPSARVPTTEAEPKHPLGDYGRRKAAIESYLLEQARAGGFPATLLHPGHLVGPGWVPINPAANFNVQVYSDLATGRELLLPHLGMETLHHVHADDVAQGFLQAIGNRHAAVGESFHVVSAAALTLRGYAEHMAAWFGREPRLRFVPWDDWRRTASDKDAEVTYNHISHSSHCSIEKARARLGYAPRYSSLEAVQEAVTWLMDNNLIRRD; this comes from the coding sequence GTGCGAGTCGTAGTCATCGGTGGAACTGGACACCTCGGAACGTCTCTCGCGCCACGCCTGGTGGAGGCCGGGCACGACGTGACGTGCGTGAGCCGGCAACAACGAGAGCCTTATCACGCGCATCCAGCCTGGACGCGGGTGAGGCATGTCGAGCTGGACCGCGAGGCCGCAGAAGCCGACGGCACCTTCGGTCAGAGGATCGTTGACCTGCAAGCAGAGGTCGTCGTCGACTTGATCTGCTACACGCTCGAGAGCGCGACGCACCTGGTCGACAGCCTGCGCGGTGTCGTGCAGCACTTCCTCCACTGCGGAACGATCTGGGTGCATGGTCCCAGCGCACGGGTGCCAACGACCGAGGCCGAACCGAAGCACCCCCTGGGTGACTACGGCCGCCGCAAGGCAGCAATTGAAAGCTATCTCCTGGAACAGGCGCGCGCTGGCGGCTTTCCGGCAACGCTGCTCCATCCCGGCCATCTGGTCGGACCCGGCTGGGTGCCCATCAATCCGGCTGCCAACTTCAACGTGCAGGTGTACTCGGACCTCGCCACCGGACGCGAGCTCCTACTGCCACACCTCGGCATGGAAACGCTGCACCACGTGCACGCCGATGATGTGGCGCAGGGGTTCCTACAAGCGATCGGCAATCGTCACGCCGCCGTTGGTGAGAGCTTTCACGTCGTGTCGGCGGCTGCCTTGACCTTGCGGGGCTATGCCGAGCACATGGCCGCATGGTTTGGCCGCGAGCCGCGTCTGCGATTCGTGCCTTGGGATGATTGGCGTCGCACGGCTTCCGACAAGGACGCGGAGGTGACATACAACCACATCAGCCACTCGTCACACTGCAGCATCGAGAAAGCGCGGGCCCGCCTGGGATACGCGCCGCGCTACAGCTCCCTCGAAGCGGTGCAGGAAGCGGTCACCTGGCTGATGGACAACAACCTCATTCGCCGTGATTGA
- a CDS encoding TIM barrel protein, producing MAARTRSSSPARGTTTFPWEAQRENLIQGLRKAGDLAVEHGIYLVLEPLNRVESPDIAILTAEAAFDVVSAAAHEHVKVDFDIYHLQLSEGNIINNLKVGLEKGWIRLVQIGDVPGRLEPGTGEIHYPNIYRTLREMGYDGYVDSEHGTSSTPEHAIQVVKQMALES from the coding sequence TTGGCGGCGCGGACGCGATCATCTTCCCCGGCGCGCGGCACGACGACATTCCCCTGGGAGGCGCAGCGCGAGAACCTGATTCAAGGGCTCCGCAAGGCGGGAGACCTCGCCGTGGAACACGGCATCTACTTGGTGCTCGAGCCACTCAATCGTGTCGAGTCACCAGACATCGCGATCCTCACCGCCGAAGCCGCGTTCGACGTTGTCAGCGCCGCAGCCCACGAGCACGTGAAGGTGGACTTCGACATCTACCACCTGCAGCTGAGCGAGGGCAACATCATCAACAACCTCAAGGTCGGCTTGGAAAAAGGCTGGATTCGCCTCGTGCAGATTGGGGATGTTCCGGGCCGTCTCGAGCCCGGCACGGGAGAGATCCACTATCCAAACATTTACCGGACGCTTCGCGAGATGGGCTATGACGGCTACGTCGACTCGGAGCACGGTACCTCGTCCACTCCAGAGCATGCGATTCAGGTCGTCAAACAGATGGCGTTGGAGAGCTGA
- a CDS encoding TIM barrel protein, producing the protein MTDALNRRRFGKALVMGLAAASQIVARAAPRRLEAGHTGITWGFQPADAEQAIKDVAQLGFQAFESFGNVLEAWEAKGGLDKVLEAALLPLHSAYCPVDLTDTTKRKEEIAKMVRWGRLIKKCGGSVAVIGPNGVERETYDFNAHRAHIVEALNEIAKALDDIGVVGVLHQHTDTCVETREETYAVMEAVDTRYVKFGPDVGQLQKGGSDPVKVVKDFLPVVRHVHLKDYDGGEHYLGYCPLGQGQVDLTAIVDALDGSGNDLVIMAELDPSKNMTLAPFEAATINRAYLEKLGYSFRS; encoded by the coding sequence ATGACGGACGCGCTCAACCGACGACGCTTTGGCAAGGCCCTCGTGATGGGGCTCGCCGCCGCCTCACAGATCGTGGCGCGCGCAGCACCGCGCAGGCTCGAAGCCGGCCATACGGGGATTACCTGGGGGTTCCAGCCGGCCGATGCCGAGCAGGCCATCAAGGACGTTGCGCAACTCGGCTTTCAGGCGTTCGAATCGTTTGGGAACGTCCTCGAAGCGTGGGAAGCCAAAGGTGGTCTCGACAAGGTGCTGGAGGCAGCCCTCCTCCCGTTGCACTCGGCGTACTGTCCGGTGGATCTCACCGACACGACCAAGCGCAAGGAGGAGATCGCGAAAATGGTCCGCTGGGGCCGGCTCATCAAGAAATGCGGCGGGTCGGTTGCCGTCATCGGGCCCAATGGCGTCGAGCGCGAGACGTACGATTTCAACGCGCATCGCGCGCACATCGTCGAGGCGCTGAACGAGATCGCCAAGGCGCTCGATGACATCGGCGTGGTCGGCGTCCTCCACCAACACACCGATACTTGTGTCGAAACGCGGGAGGAGACCTACGCGGTCATGGAAGCCGTCGACACGCGTTACGTCAAGTTTGGTCCGGACGTGGGACAACTCCAGAAAGGCGGATCGGATCCGGTGAAGGTCGTCAAGGACTTCTTACCGGTCGTTCGTCACGTCCACCTGAAGGACTACGACGGCGGCGAGCACTACCTTGGATACTGCCCGCTCGGACAGGGCCAGGTCGACCTCACCGCCATCGTGGACGCGCTGGATGGGTCCGGCAACGATCTAGTGATCATGGCGGAGCTCGATCCGTCGAAGAACATGACGCTCGCGCCGTTCGAAGCCGCGACGATCAACAGAGCCTACCTAGAAAAGCTCGGGTACAGCTTCCGGTCATAG
- a CDS encoding DUF499 domain-containing protein — translation MSKPSWNPWHQVVQLREDLRTGELALNEFAADIYDVALRSGKRRIYEDPKEFFALTYPTSALLDLARDVVRRLAGKNQKAVRQLELTYGGGKTHTLITLFHLVTDPASLPQLPAVDEFKARIDLPLPPTRVAVLPFDKFDAEKGTEVRDPSGDRRMLRQPWSALAWQLAGADGLRILHPDDKPEERRTAPAENLLTLLLETPQKDGRSTLILMDEVLMFAHAAVDADPAWRERLKNFFQALTQAATKVDRCAIVASLLATDVAKNDELGRAITDELYAIFRREREEGVEPVSKKDVAEVLRRRFFTPESLQTKEAFRKPVIEALNGIEVLDDETKKSRKDEEVRFVASYPFHPDLTEVLYAKWTQLQGFQRTRGVLRTFALALREAEKWDTSPVVGPNVFLAAPTEDGLSEAARELTQVATVEEHEGKKQEWSSILAGELEKARRVQQELSDLQHREVEQAVLATFLHSQPPGARAQLRELLVLVGATRPDKITLQKALREWFDRSWFLDEAADADTRATNGVKSPPAVWRLGSRPNLKQMHADAVTRVADQTVEEHLLGAIRKNKTLTATASQAGARVHNLPERPGMVDDDGQFRYVVLGPSAASESGKPSAEARRFIEETTAADRPRTERNAIVLAVPSREGVYIARTAVRDYLGWLAVDDALKKEGHELDLVRQQNLDSYRNAALKRIGDAIQQAYCIVVTVSSDNDVQAFRVQVSDAPLFNTIKADSRSRIQESAISPDAVLPGGPYQLWRDDEESRPVRDLVGAFARFPHLPKMLNRQAIVDTIIRGCEEGYFVARLTRPDKSIQTWWRQAPPSDVLDDPQLDLVLPDKAELVNLSPNILRPGMIDDLWRMPQVTVATIRTFFDGAHTITVSRGGYDEPMPVPRVLADVVDGALRAAVKEGWLWLTSGPASLLGEDVPPALVTADTVLQAPPDPISPLDLLPNSLTDAWQSGRSDAMSVAVALSKKVGGTLPWLTVREAIDAAFRARVLDRGPGSVDWPCDYSNASAVSIVVPEPGSVAATLPPAAASDTRTSAATALKPNQLQDLVDVLPDLIKMTAGHELRFRLAVEIKGKQRPHDKLVAAVNELFKDLDDELRIQ, via the coding sequence ATGAGCAAGCCGTCATGGAATCCCTGGCATCAGGTCGTTCAACTGCGCGAAGACCTTCGCACAGGAGAGCTGGCACTCAACGAATTCGCGGCCGACATCTATGATGTCGCGCTCCGGAGCGGGAAGCGGCGCATCTACGAAGATCCAAAGGAGTTCTTCGCCCTCACCTACCCTACCTCTGCGCTTCTCGATCTCGCGCGAGACGTCGTCCGCCGCCTGGCAGGCAAGAATCAGAAAGCGGTCCGACAGCTCGAGCTCACCTACGGCGGCGGCAAGACGCACACGCTCATCACGTTGTTTCACCTCGTGACCGATCCAGCGTCGCTGCCGCAACTGCCGGCGGTCGACGAATTCAAAGCGCGGATCGACCTACCGCTGCCACCAACGCGGGTTGCCGTACTGCCTTTCGACAAATTCGATGCGGAGAAAGGGACCGAGGTCCGCGACCCGTCCGGTGACAGGCGGATGCTCCGGCAGCCCTGGAGCGCGCTCGCGTGGCAGCTCGCCGGCGCCGACGGCCTACGAATCCTGCACCCGGACGACAAACCGGAAGAACGGAGGACCGCACCCGCGGAGAACTTGCTGACGCTGCTACTCGAGACGCCGCAGAAGGACGGGCGCTCCACCCTGATCCTGATGGACGAGGTGCTGATGTTCGCTCACGCGGCGGTCGACGCGGACCCAGCATGGCGCGAGCGTCTGAAGAACTTCTTCCAGGCGCTCACGCAGGCTGCAACCAAGGTCGACCGCTGCGCCATCGTCGCCTCGCTCCTCGCGACCGACGTCGCAAAGAACGATGAGTTGGGCCGGGCGATCACCGACGAGCTGTACGCGATCTTCCGGCGCGAGCGAGAAGAAGGCGTGGAGCCCGTGAGCAAGAAGGATGTCGCAGAGGTACTGCGGCGCCGGTTCTTCACGCCGGAATCGCTCCAGACCAAGGAAGCGTTCCGGAAGCCGGTGATCGAGGCGCTGAACGGCATCGAAGTTCTTGACGACGAAACAAAGAAATCGAGGAAAGACGAAGAAGTTCGCTTTGTGGCGAGCTACCCGTTCCATCCCGACCTCACCGAGGTGCTCTACGCGAAGTGGACGCAGCTCCAGGGCTTCCAACGCACGCGCGGCGTGCTGCGGACGTTCGCGCTGGCACTCCGCGAAGCGGAGAAGTGGGATACGTCTCCGGTCGTCGGCCCGAACGTCTTTCTCGCGGCGCCGACCGAAGACGGTCTCTCTGAAGCCGCACGTGAGTTGACTCAGGTAGCGACGGTTGAGGAACACGAGGGCAAGAAGCAAGAGTGGTCATCGATTCTCGCAGGTGAGCTCGAAAAGGCTCGGCGCGTTCAACAGGAGTTGAGCGACTTACAGCATCGCGAGGTCGAACAGGCCGTGTTGGCGACCTTCCTGCACTCGCAGCCCCCTGGTGCCCGCGCTCAACTCCGAGAACTGCTGGTTCTCGTGGGCGCAACCAGGCCTGACAAGATCACGTTGCAGAAGGCTCTTCGCGAGTGGTTCGACCGCTCCTGGTTCCTGGACGAAGCTGCAGACGCCGACACGAGAGCCACGAACGGCGTGAAGTCGCCGCCGGCTGTTTGGCGGTTGGGATCCCGTCCCAACCTGAAACAAATGCATGCAGACGCCGTCACGCGCGTCGCCGACCAGACAGTCGAAGAACACCTCCTTGGCGCCATTCGCAAGAACAAGACACTAACCGCGACGGCCTCTCAGGCCGGTGCCCGTGTTCACAATCTGCCGGAAAGGCCGGGGATGGTGGATGACGATGGCCAGTTTCGGTATGTGGTGCTGGGACCATCGGCTGCATCAGAGTCGGGCAAGCCGAGCGCGGAAGCGAGGCGGTTCATCGAAGAGACGACCGCCGCCGACCGGCCACGCACGGAGCGGAACGCCATCGTGCTGGCAGTGCCTTCCAGAGAGGGCGTCTACATCGCGCGGACGGCCGTACGCGATTACCTCGGATGGCTGGCTGTGGACGACGCGCTCAAGAAAGAAGGGCACGAGCTTGATCTCGTACGCCAGCAGAATCTCGACTCCTACAGGAATGCGGCCTTGAAGCGCATCGGCGACGCCATTCAGCAGGCCTACTGCATTGTTGTCACGGTGTCTTCCGACAACGATGTGCAGGCTTTCCGCGTTCAAGTCTCCGATGCGCCGCTCTTCAATACGATCAAGGCGGATTCCCGCTCGCGCATCCAGGAGAGCGCAATTAGTCCGGACGCGGTACTGCCTGGCGGGCCGTACCAGCTCTGGCGAGACGACGAGGAATCTCGACCGGTTCGCGATCTCGTCGGTGCATTTGCCAGATTTCCTCACCTGCCCAAGATGCTGAATCGTCAGGCGATCGTTGACACGATCATCCGAGGGTGCGAAGAGGGCTATTTCGTGGCGCGTCTCACTCGCCCCGACAAGTCCATTCAGACGTGGTGGCGGCAGGCGCCGCCTTCCGACGTGCTCGACGATCCCCAGCTTGATCTCGTGCTGCCCGACAAAGCCGAGCTTGTCAATCTGTCGCCCAACATTCTCCGGCCCGGCATGATCGATGATTTGTGGAGGATGCCACAGGTCACCGTTGCCACCATCCGGACGTTCTTCGACGGCGCCCATACGATTACCGTTTCTCGGGGAGGTTACGACGAGCCGATGCCGGTCCCCCGCGTGCTGGCCGACGTAGTCGATGGCGCCCTGCGCGCGGCGGTGAAAGAAGGATGGCTCTGGTTGACGTCAGGGCCGGCGAGTCTGCTTGGCGAAGATGTGCCGCCCGCGCTCGTTACCGCGGATACCGTGCTTCAGGCTCCGCCCGATCCGATCTCGCCGCTCGATCTCTTGCCGAACAGCCTCACCGACGCCTGGCAGAGTGGCAGAAGCGACGCGATGTCGGTAGCCGTCGCGCTCTCAAAGAAGGTGGGTGGAACCCTTCCTTGGCTCACGGTGCGCGAGGCCATTGACGCCGCCTTTCGCGCGCGGGTGCTGGATCGTGGCCCCGGCAGCGTCGACTGGCCGTGCGACTACTCCAACGCGTCGGCCGTTTCGATTGTCGTACCAGAGCCTGGCTCCGTTGCTGCTACGCTTCCGCCTGCAGCCGCCAGCGACACCCGAACCAGCGCTGCCACCGCACTCAAACCCAACCAGCTCCAGGATCTCGTCGACGTGCTCCCGGACTTAATCAAGATGACCGCGGGTCACGAGCTAAGGTTCCGCTTGGCGGTCGAGATCAAAGGTAAGCAGCGCCCACACGACAAGCTGGTCGCTGCGGTCAATGAGCTGTTCAAAGACCTAGACGACGAACTGCGGATTCAATAG